The following proteins are co-located in the Cetobacterium ceti genome:
- the rplA gene encoding 50S ribosomal protein L1 produces MALKRGKKYLEIAKLVENGKLYDVKEALELVKKTRTAKFTETVEVALRLGVDPRHADQQIRGTVVLPNGTGKTVKVLAITSGANVEKALEAGADYAGAEEYIEKIQQGWFDFDLVIATPDMMPKLGRLGRILGTKGLMPNPKSGTVTPDIAGAVSEFKKGKLAFRVDKLGSIHVPIGKADFSDEALAENFKAFLNEIIRLKPASSKGQYLRTVAVSLTMGPGIKMDPVLVAKNA; encoded by the coding sequence ATGGCATTAAAGAGAGGTAAAAAATACCTAGAAATCGCTAAATTAGTTGAAAATGGAAAATTATATGATGTAAAAGAAGCTTTAGAGCTTGTTAAAAAAACTAGAACTGCAAAGTTCACTGAAACTGTTGAAGTAGCATTAAGATTAGGAGTAGATCCTAGACATGCTGACCAACAAATCAGAGGTACTGTTGTACTTCCAAACGGAACAGGAAAAACTGTTAAAGTTTTAGCAATCACTTCAGGAGCTAACGTAGAGAAAGCTTTAGAAGCTGGAGCAGACTATGCAGGTGCTGAAGAGTATATCGAGAAAATCCAACAAGGATGGTTCGATTTCGATTTAGTAATCGCAACTCCAGATATGATGCCTAAATTAGGAAGATTAGGAAGAATCTTAGGAACTAAAGGTTTAATGCCTAACCCTAAGTCAGGAACAGTTACTCCAGATATCGCAGGAGCAGTATCTGAGTTCAAGAAAGGTAAATTAGCTTTCAGAGTAGACAAATTAGGATCAATCCACGTACCAATCGGAAAGGCAGATTTCTCTGATGAGGCTTTAGCTGAGAACTTCAAAGCTTTCCTTAACGAAATCATTAGATTAAAGCCAGCTTCTTCTAAAGGACAATACTTAAGAACTGTAGCTGTATCTTTAACTATGGGACCTGGAATCAAAATGGATCCAGTATTAGTTGCTAAAAACGCATAA
- the rplJ gene encoding 50S ribosomal protein L10: protein MATELKKQQVAELVEKIAKAQSIVLVDYKGLKVNEETELRKNLREAGAEYLVAKNRLFKIALAEAGIADKFDDLLEGTTGFAFGYADAVTPAKVTFELAKSKAKANVFQIKGGVLEGRRVEANAVEALAKLPSRDQLLSMVLNGMLGPIRKLAYAAVAIADKKEAAAE, encoded by the coding sequence ATGGCAACTGAATTAAAAAAACAACAGGTAGCAGAGTTAGTAGAGAAAATCGCTAAAGCTCAATCAATCGTTCTTGTTGATTACAAAGGTCTTAAAGTAAATGAGGAGACTGAGTTAAGAAAGAACTTAAGAGAAGCTGGAGCTGAGTATCTAGTTGCTAAGAACAGATTATTTAAAATAGCTTTAGCAGAAGCTGGAATCGCAGATAAATTTGATGATTTACTAGAAGGGACTACAGGATTTGCATTTGGATATGCAGATGCAGTAACTCCAGCTAAAGTTACTTTTGAATTAGCTAAGTCTAAAGCAAAAGCTAACGTATTCCAAATCAAAGGTGGAGTACTAGAAGGAAGAAGAGTAGAAGCTAACGCAGTAGAAGCTCTTGCTAAATTACCATCTAGAGACCAACTTCTATCTATGGTACTTAACGGAATGCTTGGACCAATCAGAAAACTTGCGTATGCAGCTGTTGCAATCGCAGATAAAAAAGAAGCTGCTGCTGAGTAA
- the rplK gene encoding 50S ribosomal protein L11, which produces MAKEVVGIIKLQLPAGKANPAPPVGPALGQHGVNIMEFCKAFNAKTQDKAGWIIPVEISVFNDRSFTFILKTPPASDLLKKAAGVKSGAQNSKKETVATINSEKLREIAETKMPDLNAGSVEAAMRIIAGSARSMGIKIVD; this is translated from the coding sequence ATGGCAAAAGAAGTAGTAGGAATTATAAAATTACAATTACCAGCAGGTAAAGCAAACCCAGCTCCACCAGTTGGACCAGCTCTTGGACAACACGGAGTTAACATAATGGAGTTCTGTAAAGCATTTAACGCTAAAACTCAAGATAAAGCTGGATGGATCATCCCAGTTGAGATTTCTGTATTTAACGACAGATCTTTCACATTTATCTTAAAAACTCCACCAGCATCTGACTTATTAAAGAAAGCAGCTGGAGTAAAATCTGGAGCACAAAACTCTAAGAAAGAAACTGTAGCAACAATCAACTCTGAGAAATTAAGAGAGATTGCTGAAACTAAGATGCCTGACTTAAACGCAGGATCAGTTGAAGCTGCTATGAGAATCATTGCTGGATCAGCAAGATCAATGGGAATAAAAATAGTTGACTAA
- the nusG gene encoding transcription termination/antitermination protein NusG yields the protein MEKTLVKKWFMIHTYSGYEKKVKTDLEQKIETLGMGDIVTKILVPEEESIEIRRGKKKAVTRKLFPGYVMLEMVATKEENSEGINFRVDSDAWYVVRNTNGVTGFVGVGSDPIPMEEDEVKNIFDVIGLKDFDENIEPKEVVKINFQVGDYVKVLEGGFADQEGKVAEIDMEHNTAKVMVDMFGRMTPVEVDFDAIEKA from the coding sequence ATGGAGAAAACCTTAGTAAAAAAATGGTTCATGATACATACCTATTCGGGGTATGAAAAAAAGGTAAAAACAGACCTAGAACAGAAAATTGAAACTCTAGGAATGGGAGATATAGTAACAAAAATATTAGTTCCTGAAGAAGAATCTATAGAGATTAGAAGAGGAAAGAAAAAAGCTGTTACAAGAAAACTTTTCCCTGGATATGTTATGCTAGAAATGGTGGCAACAAAGGAAGAGAACTCAGAAGGTATTAACTTCAGAGTAGATTCTGATGCTTGGTATGTTGTTAGAAACACAAACGGAGTAACAGGATTTGTAGGAGTAGGATCTGATCCAATCCCTATGGAGGAAGATGAAGTAAAAAATATTTTTGATGTTATTGGACTTAAAGATTTTGATGAAAATATAGAGCCAAAGGAAGTAGTAAAAATCAACTTCCAAGTTGGAGATTATGTAAAAGTTCTTGAGGGCGGATTCGCTGATCAAGAAGGAAAAGTAGCTGAGATAGATATGGAGCATAATACAGCCAAAGTTATGGTAGACATGTTTGGTAGAATGACTCCAGTTGAAGTGGACTTTGACGCTATTGAGAAGGCATAG